DNA sequence from the Candidatus Methanomethylicota archaeon genome:
AAAGCTAGAAGTTTCACCGAGAAGGCTGTAGAAAAGATTAGGGAAGCCGGCGGAGAAGCCGTGAAACTGGAATCTTAAATGCAAATTAACATTTAACATAAATTATTTAGGGTTTAAACAAATAGTTTAGTGTGAAGTTTATGCCAAGAATCCTTGAACTTCTCGAACCAGTAACGAGAATATTACCAGAAGTTGAAAAACCAAAACAGAAACTACCATTAAGAGACAGACTAATATGGACCGCCGTGGTACTCACGCTATACTTTATAATGAGTGAAATCCCACTTTATGGCATTAAAGGTGCATTGGGATACGATCCATTCATGTACATGAGATGGCTTTTCGCATCAAAAAGAGGAACTCTAATGGAGCTTGGAATAGGCCCAATAGTCACAGCAGGATTAATAATGCAACTACTTGTTGGATCAAAGATCATAGAGCTGGACTTCACAAACCCGAGAGACAGAGCATTATTTAGCGCTTCACAAAAACTCATGACATTAATATGGGGTGCCATACAATCAATATCATATATACTTGGCGGAGCCTTCGGACAATTGGACATATACACATCGATAATCATATTCCTACAATTGATGATAACCACATTACTACTAATGTTAATGGATGAAATGATACAAAAAGGGTGGGGGCTTGGAAGTGGGGTAAGTCTATTCATAGCTGCAGGCATAGCTCAACAAATGTTCTGGGAAACCTTCTCACCAGTTATTGGGAGTGATGGGAAATACATTGGAGCAATACTATACACTGCTCAAACATTACTAAGTGGAGGAGGGCTAATGAATGCCCTAATAAGACCATATGGACTACCAAGCCTAACAGGACTAATAGTGACCATGGTAATACTGCTCTTCGTAATTTACATGGAGGGAACAAGGATAGAAGTGCCCATCACGATGGCGAAATATAGGGGGATTAGAACAAAGATACCATTAAAATTCCTATACGTTTCAAATATACCAATAATATTCACTTCAATGCTATTCGTAGACATACAGATAATCTCTCTACTAATATGGAGGCAATTCAACGTAAATAATACAAATATAATATTGAACCTAATTGGAACATTCAACCAGACAACTAACACCCCAATTGGTGGATTAGCATACTACACGAAACCACCATCAGGTATATCATCAGTCATAAGCGACCCAATACATGCAATCATATACTCAGCTCTACTAATAATTTCATCAGTGATATTCTCGATAATATGGGTTCAAGCATCAGGCCTAAGCCCAAGAGATCAAGCCGAACAACTTGTGGAATCAGGATTACAGATACCTGGATTTAGAAGCTCACCAAAAGTTATAGAAGGGATACTAAACAGATACATACCTCCACTAACAATATTAAGTGGAATAATAGTTGCATTAATAGCCATAGTGGCAGACCTACTCGGAGCCATAGGCTCTGGAATGGGGATACTACTGGTTGTGGGCATAATATATCAATATTGGGGGATATTAACGCAAGAACAAATGATGGAAGCATATCCAATACTTAAAAGACTTGCTGGGGAAAGATAGTTAAGGAAGATAAGAAAATTTTTAACCACAAATTGATAAACTTACCTATCAGAAATCATTGAAGGGTGGGGGAATTGCTGGATTGGATAATAGACTACTTAGTAAAGCTCTTCGGCCCATATAGAGATCCACCACTCTCATCAATAACAGTTATAGGTATAAGCATCATGGTATGCATGATAACCATAGCAGCCAACTACCTACTACTTGACGTGGAAAAATTGAGGCAACAAACCAGGGAGATAAATGAGTGGAGGATTCAAATGAGGCAAGCAATTTTAAGCAATGATAAAAAGCAGATAGCCAAATTGAAGAAGAAGGAGGCTTACATAAGAGAGTTGGAAGCAAATGTAACTGCACAGAGAATGAAGCCAACACTCATATTCATGATCCCACTCTGGATATTCTTCATAATATTCGCCGCAGTATTCAACAACCCAGCATACGGATATGTTGTGGTAGCACCATTCCCAATACCATTTGCAGGATACAAACTTAATTTTGGATCATGGTATATATTATGCTCAATACTCATACTACCAATACTTCAAAAAATATTTAAATTAACATAAAGGGGGGTGTATATATGAACGTTAGATCTAGAACTAAGAGACTTGTCTTGAGGAAGACGCCTGGAGGGAGAATTGCAATACATTATGAAAAAAGAAGGCCAAATATAGCCAAATGCGCTCTATGCAAATCAGAGTTAAGGGGGGTTCCAAACCTACCACCAGTGAAAATGAGGAAATTGCCAAAAAGTTCTAAAAGGCCTAATAGACCATATGGTGGATATCTAGACCACAAATGTTTGGAAAAACTCATAAAGATGGCTGTTAGGGAGGGCGCCCATTGAAAAAGATAGTTATAACAGTCAGTGGCCCTCCAGGCTCAGGTAAAAGCACCCATGCAAAAAGGATAGCGGAAAAACTTAATTTGAGATACTTTTCAATAGGGAGATACTTCAGAGACATAGCTAACAAAATGAACTTAAGTTTAGAGGAATTTCAGAAAATAGCTGAAAAAGACCCAAAATATGATTTGGAAGCAGATAATAGGACATTGATGGAAGCAGAGAGGGGGGGAGTTGTAATAGACGGCCATTTAACAGGTTGGATAGCAAAGGAAAAAGCGGACATAAAAATATACTTGACAGCATCCCTGGAAGAGAGAGCAAGAAGGGTGGCGAAGAGGGATGGAAAACCCTTCGAACAAGCAATAAATGATATAAGGAGGAGGGAGGAGAGCAACGCCCTTAGGTACAAGACCTTCTATGGAATAGACCTTAATGATCTAAGCATATACGATATTGTCATAAACACTGAGAAGTGGGGGGAGGAAGAAGTATCACAAACCTTAATATACTTAATACAGAAATATATGGAGAAACGAAACACTTTTAATTAAGCGAGCAAATCCCTTTTGTCCGGAGGGGGAAATATGTCAGCAATAGAGGTTGGGAGAATATGTGTAAAAACGAGGGGGAGGGAAGCAGGTAAGAAGTGCGTTATAGTGGATATAATAGATGATAAATTCGTTTTAGTAACTGGACCAAAAAGCGTTAGTGGTGTGAAGAGAAGGAGGAGCAACATAAAACACCTAGAACCAACTGAGAAAAAGATAGAGGTAAAGGCAGGGGCATCAGATGATGAAGTAATTGAAGCCTTAAACAAACAAAACTTATTGGAATACATGAAGGAACCAATTAAGATAAAGGTTCAGTGAAGGGGAAGAGGGCAAAGCAATATAAACAATTAAATAAATCAAATTTTATTGAGGGAGAAGTATGAGTGAACCATCTAGGAAGAGGGAGATACTGATAAAGGGGGAAGAACCATTAAACCCAGAGTATGGAGTAAACCCATATGAGAGACCAATACAAACCCACATAAAATATGGAATTATAAATTTAGATAAAACACCTGGACCGACAAGTCATGAAATAACATCATGGGTGAAGAGAATATTAAATGTAAAGAAGGCTGGACATGCCGGGACCCTAGAGCCCTTAAAATGGGGCGGGGAAACCCAAATGTTTCAGGTATACTTCCAATAGCACTGGAAAACGCCACAAAAGCCATGATAGCAATGGCAAAAGCCCCAAAGGAATACATATGCATAATGAGATTACATGGTAAAGTAAGTGAGGAAGATATAAGAGCCGTATGTAAAGAATTTATTGGCCAAATATATCAGAGGCCACCAATTAAATCGTCAGTAAAGAGAGTTGTGAGAATAAGGACAATATACTACCTTGACGTACTGGAAATATCTGGTAGAGATGTATTGATGAGAATAGGGTGTGAAGCTGGAACATACATAAGGAAGTTATGCCACGATATTGGAATAGTTCTCGGAGTTGGAGCCCACATGCAAGAACTTAGAAGAACAAGGAGTGGAGTATTCAAGGAAGATGAAACATTAACAACCCTACATAGACTTAAAGATGCATATGACACATGGGTTGAAGAGGGGGATGAAAGCGAATTGAGGAAAGTTATATTGCCCGTGGAGAAAGCTGTGGAGGAAACACCAAAAATAACCATAAGAGACAGTGCTGTAGACGCAATATGCCATGGAGCAGATTTAGCAGCACCAGGAATACTAACCATTGAAAGTGGAATTAAGAGGGGGGATTTAGTGGCATTAATGACAAAGAAGGGGGAGCTCGTTGCCCTGGGAACAGCTCAGAAGAGTAGTGAAGAAATTTTGAATGCTGAAAATGGAATAATGGTTAAAACTAGGAGAGTTATAATGGAGAGGGGGACATACCCAAA
Encoded proteins:
- the secY gene encoding preprotein translocase subunit SecY — its product is MPRILELLEPVTRILPEVEKPKQKLPLRDRLIWTAVVLTLYFIMSEIPLYGIKGALGYDPFMYMRWLFASKRGTLMELGIGPIVTAGLIMQLLVGSKIIELDFTNPRDRALFSASQKLMTLIWGAIQSISYILGGAFGQLDIYTSIIIFLQLMITTLLLMLMDEMIQKGWGLGSGVSLFIAAGIAQQMFWETFSPVIGSDGKYIGAILYTAQTLLSGGGLMNALIRPYGLPSLTGLIVTMVILLFVIYMEGTRIEVPITMAKYRGIRTKIPLKFLYVSNIPIIFTSMLFVDIQIISLLIWRQFNVNNTNIILNLIGTFNQTTNTPIGGLAYYTKPPSGISSVISDPIHAIIYSALLIISSVIFSIIWVQASGLSPRDQAEQLVESGLQIPGFRSSPKVIEGILNRYIPPLTILSGIIVALIAIVADLLGAIGSGMGILLVVGIIYQYWGILTQEQMMEAYPILKRLAGER
- a CDS encoding TMCO1/EMC3 family protein, giving the protein MLDWIIDYLVKLFGPYRDPPLSSITVIGISIMVCMITIAANYLLLDVEKLRQQTREINEWRIQMRQAILSNDKKQIAKLKKKEAYIRELEANVTAQRMKPTLIFMIPLWIFFIIFAAVFNNPAYGYVVVAPFPIPFAGYKLNFGSWYILCSILILPILQKIFKLT
- a CDS encoding 50S ribosomal protein L34e, translated to MNVRSRTKRLVLRKTPGGRIAIHYEKRRPNIAKCALCKSELRGVPNLPPVKMRKLPKSSKRPNRPYGGYLDHKCLEKLIKMAVREGAH
- a CDS encoding AAA family ATPase; this encodes MKKIVITVSGPPGSGKSTHAKRIAEKLNLRYFSIGRYFRDIANKMNLSLEEFQKIAEKDPKYDLEADNRTLMEAERGGVVIDGHLTGWIAKEKADIKIYLTASLEERARRVAKRDGKPFEQAINDIRRREESNALRYKTFYGIDLNDLSIYDIVINTEKWGEEEVSQTLIYLIQKYMEKRNTFN
- a CDS encoding 50S ribosomal protein L14e, with protein sequence MSAIEVGRICVKTRGREAGKKCVIVDIIDDKFVLVTGPKSVSGVKRRRSNIKHLEPTEKKIEVKAGASDDEVIEALNKQNLLEYMKEPIKIKVQ